The following coding sequences lie in one Gammaproteobacteria bacterium genomic window:
- a CDS encoding NADH-quinone oxidoreductase subunit M: MSFTEIHWHTQGGLPLLALLQLLPLVAALLVWLLRDVPRLAQIGIVAAFLELLLAIRVYLLYEPATTAMQFAEHLGVIGPLVYYAAVDGVSVLFVLLSALIGLLVVIYGPVRGLKPTGPLLMSVFCVQAAMMSLFVTLNLLWFALVSTAQVGLIGYLLWRWATSPHKDRVLASFYQFMGTGVVLLLIGTLMLGWQYADASGGPWSFDLPDLMAEPVAGAYQSVIFFLLFYGLAIRTPLFPLHGWLPTMAEHGNIAIAPSLLLGLKVGVYGMLRFVFPVVPEAVAYWSPFVIGFAVVGIFYAALLAMMQNNMRRLLAFAVVSHTGIVVIGLFSLTHIAFQGAVMLSVTFGLAIATLFFTTGLVYRRTRSTLLNHMGGLFDHLPSVGIAFLVGGLAIVGMPGTPGFDSVHLVLGAAIEHYGALITIAAALGNVVAAGFLLWAFQRAFLGPLPEGVSGQSIEATSRSELLVVGLLLTVLLGAGFYSEPWIALIDRPLAGLGQLYGER, encoded by the coding sequence GTGAGTTTTACGGAAATCCACTGGCACACCCAGGGCGGCCTGCCCCTGCTGGCGCTGTTGCAGTTGCTGCCGTTGGTGGCGGCGCTGCTGGTCTGGCTGCTTCGCGATGTGCCGCGACTGGCCCAGATCGGTATCGTGGCCGCGTTCCTGGAGCTGCTGCTGGCCATCCGCGTCTATCTGCTCTACGAACCCGCGACCACCGCCATGCAGTTCGCCGAGCACCTGGGGGTTATCGGTCCGCTGGTCTACTACGCCGCGGTGGACGGTGTGAGCGTGCTGTTCGTCCTGCTGAGCGCCCTGATCGGGCTGCTGGTCGTGATCTACGGACCGGTGCGTGGCCTGAAGCCGACCGGGCCGCTGTTGATGAGCGTTTTCTGCGTGCAGGCGGCCATGATGTCCCTGTTCGTGACCCTGAATCTGCTCTGGTTCGCGCTGGTCTCGACGGCCCAGGTGGGCCTGATCGGCTATCTGCTCTGGCGCTGGGCGACCTCGCCGCACAAGGACCGCGTGCTGGCCAGTTTCTATCAGTTCATGGGCACCGGCGTGGTGCTGTTGCTGATCGGCACCCTCATGCTGGGCTGGCAGTACGCAGACGCCAGCGGCGGGCCCTGGTCCTTCGACCTCCCCGATCTGATGGCCGAGCCGGTGGCGGGGGCCTATCAGTCGGTGATCTTCTTCCTGCTGTTCTACGGTCTGGCAATTCGGACCCCGCTGTTTCCGCTGCACGGCTGGCTGCCCACGATGGCCGAACACGGGAACATCGCCATCGCCCCCAGCCTGTTACTGGGGCTCAAGGTGGGTGTCTACGGCATGCTGCGATTCGTCTTCCCGGTCGTGCCGGAGGCGGTTGCCTACTGGAGCCCCTTCGTGATCGGCTTCGCCGTCGTCGGAATCTTCTATGCCGCGCTGCTGGCCATGATGCAGAACAACATGCGCCGGCTGCTGGCCTTCGCCGTGGTGTCGCACACCGGTATCGTGGTCATCGGACTGTTCAGCCTTACTCATATCGCCTTCCAGGGAGCGGTCATGCTGTCGGTGACCTTTGGTCTGGCCATCGCCACGCTGTTCTTTACCACCGGTCTAGTCTATCGCCGCACCCGCAGCACCCTGCTGAACCACATGGGTGGCCTGTTCGATCATCTGCCTTCGGTCGGTATCGCCTTCCTGGTTGGTGGGTTGGCCATCGTCGGAATGCCCGGCACGCCGGGTTTCGACTCTGTTCACCTGGTGCTGGGGGCCGCCATCGAGCATTACGGCGCGCTGATCACCATCGCCGCCGCGTTGGGGAACGTGGTCGCCGCCGGCTTCCTGTTATGGGCCTTCCAGCGCGCCTTTCTCGGTCCGTTGCCCGAGGGGGTCAGTGGCCAGTCGATCGAAGCCACGAGCCGGTCCGAACTGCTGGTCGTCGGGCTGCTGCTGACCGTGCTGCTGGGAGCGGGTTTCTA
- a CDS encoding NADH-quinone oxidoreductase subunit M, which produces MPILTILLLLPALGAVMVVALPGSNVVLIRRVALVVSILTLVPAWSLLLGFDTRVGGLQFFERHTWNPRLGTSFSLGLDGFSYPMVLLATLLSLVAVLASGGIRERVKGYYLLLLVLESAMLGVFMAQDWSLFYVFWEMTLIPLFFLIDRWGGKGRKTASLNFVLYTMGGSVFMLVSLLVLFDSGPGHSFSFDDLRAGGRLLDDRTQVLIFLGFLIGFGVKMPIFPIHGWLPLAHVEAPSPVSILLSGILLKMGSYGLIRAAETLPDAVMALQGLLATLALVSLIYGGLLAWRQSDLKAMIAYSSVSHMGVVLFGIAALNVAGLTGALMQMVAHGLVAGALFLLIGLLYERTHTRDIRQYSSLVRVTPRFAFFTVLAFVAAVGLPGTASFVAELHALVGGFERWGWVVAMLSIGVLISAAYAIRTVGRLFAGPVRARMRDVPDLRPTEMLAAGVLSVGIVSLGVFPQYAVRLMTVSVENLSALFGGT; this is translated from the coding sequence CTGCCGATCCTGACTATTCTGTTGTTGCTGCCCGCCCTGGGGGCGGTCATGGTCGTGGCTCTGCCCGGATCGAACGTCGTTCTGATCCGCCGTGTTGCGCTCGTCGTTTCGATCCTGACGCTGGTTCCGGCCTGGAGCCTTCTTCTCGGTTTTGATACGCGGGTCGGAGGACTCCAGTTCTTCGAACGCCACACCTGGAACCCGCGCCTGGGAACCTCGTTTTCCCTGGGGCTGGACGGTTTTTCCTATCCCATGGTGCTGCTGGCGACCCTGCTCAGTCTGGTCGCCGTACTGGCCTCCGGCGGAATTCGGGAGAGGGTAAAAGGCTACTATCTGCTGCTGCTGGTCCTGGAGTCCGCCATGCTCGGGGTATTTATGGCCCAGGACTGGTCGCTGTTTTACGTCTTCTGGGAAATGACCCTGATCCCGCTTTTTTTTCTCATCGACCGCTGGGGCGGCAAGGGTCGCAAGACCGCGTCGCTGAACTTCGTGCTCTACACGATGGGCGGCTCGGTATTCATGCTGGTCAGCCTGCTGGTGCTGTTCGACAGCGGGCCGGGGCACTCCTTCTCCTTCGACGATCTGCGGGCGGGCGGTCGCCTGCTGGACGATCGCACGCAGGTGTTGATCTTCCTTGGTTTCCTGATTGGCTTCGGCGTCAAGATGCCGATTTTTCCCATTCATGGCTGGCTGCCGCTGGCTCATGTGGAGGCGCCGAGCCCGGTTTCCATCCTGCTCTCCGGGATCCTGCTCAAGATGGGTTCCTACGGCCTGATCCGCGCCGCCGAGACCTTGCCCGATGCCGTGATGGCCCTGCAGGGTCTGCTCGCCACCCTGGCGCTGGTGAGCCTGATCTACGGCGGGCTGCTGGCCTGGCGGCAGAGCGATCTGAAGGCCATGATCGCGTATTCCTCGGTGAGCCACATGGGGGTGGTACTGTTCGGGATTGCTGCACTCAATGTCGCCGGTCTGACCGGGGCGCTGATGCAGATGGTGGCGCACGGCCTCGTGGCCGGCGCCCTGTTCCTGCTTATCGGTCTGCTCTACGAACGTACCCATACACGAGATATCCGCCAGTACAGCTCGCTGGTGCGGGTGACACCGCGTTTCGCCTTCTTCACCGTGCTGGCCTTCGTGGCCGCCGTCGGCCTGCCCGGTACTGCCAGCTTCGTGGCCGAGCTGCACGCCCTGGTCGGGGGGTTCGAGCGCTGGGGCTGGGTCGTGGCGATGCTCAGCATCGGCGTTCTGATCAGCGCCGCCTATGCGATCCGCACCGTCGGCCGATTGTTTGCCGGGCCGGTTCGTGCCCGCATGCGCGACGTGCCCGATCTGCGTCCCACGGAGATGCTGGCTGCCGGTGTGCTCAGCGTGGGGATCGTCTCGCTGGGGGTGTTTCCCCAGTATGCCGTGCGGCTAATGACGGTGTCCGTGGAGAATCTGAGCGCCCTTTTTGGCGGGACGTGA
- a CDS encoding class III poly(R)-hydroxyalkanoic acid synthase subunit PhaC, translating into MINFQIRPDKLAEEMVDYSRKLGQGIENLIDVGEIDTGVSARTPVYREDKLVLYRYDRPQGVTASNDTPVLIVYALVNRPYMTDIQEDRSTIRGLLETGQDVYLIDWGYPDSSDFALTMDDYINGYIDRCVDHVCEAHGLDSINILGICQGGTFSLCYTALHPEKVRNLVTMVTPVDFKTPDDVLSAWVQHIDIDMLVDTVGNIPGEMLNWTFLSLKPFSLTGQKYVNMVDLLDDPKKVKNFLRMEKWIFDSPDQAGETFRQFIKDFYQKNALIAGEAEIGGARVDLGNVTCPVLNIYAQQDHLVPPDATTPLGGHIGSNDYSELAFPGGHIGIYVSGRAQKELTPAIGKWLNAR; encoded by the coding sequence GTGATCAATTTCCAGATTCGCCCCGACAAGCTTGCCGAGGAGATGGTGGACTACAGCCGCAAACTCGGCCAGGGCATCGAGAACCTGATCGATGTCGGCGAAATCGATACGGGCGTGAGTGCACGAACCCCGGTCTATAGGGAAGACAAGCTGGTCCTGTACCGCTATGACAGACCACAGGGAGTGACGGCGAGCAACGATACACCAGTACTGATCGTCTATGCACTCGTGAACCGCCCGTACATGACCGATATTCAGGAAGACCGTTCCACCATCCGCGGTCTCCTGGAGACCGGCCAGGACGTTTACCTGATCGATTGGGGTTATCCCGACAGTTCCGATTTCGCGCTGACCATGGACGACTACATCAACGGCTACATCGACCGTTGCGTAGATCATGTCTGCGAGGCTCACGGACTGGACAGCATCAATATCCTCGGCATCTGCCAGGGCGGTACTTTCAGCCTGTGCTATACCGCACTGCATCCGGAAAAGGTACGCAACCTGGTGACCATGGTGACGCCGGTCGACTTCAAGACACCGGACGACGTGCTTTCAGCCTGGGTACAACACATCGATATCGACATGCTGGTGGATACCGTCGGGAACATCCCCGGCGAAATGCTCAACTGGACCTTCCTGTCGCTGAAACCATTCAGCCTGACGGGTCAGAAATATGTCAACATGGTCGATCTGCTGGACGACCCGAAGAAGGTGAAGAACTTCCTGCGCATGGAGAAATGGATCTTCGACAGTCCGGACCAGGCCGGCGAGACCTTCCGCCAGTTCATCAAGGACTTCTACCAGAAGAACGCCCTGATCGCCGGCGAGGCCGAGATCGGCGGCGCTCGGGTCGACCTTGGCAACGTCACCTGCCCAGTGCTCAACATCTACGCACAACAGGATCACCTGGTCCCGCCCGATGCCACGACGCCGTTGGGCGGTCACATAGGCAGTAACGACTACAGTGAACTGGCGTTTCCCGGTGGCCACATCGGCATCTATGTCAGCGGTCGCGCACAGAAGGAACTCACCCCGGCGATCGGAAAGTGGCTGAACGCGCGATAG
- a CDS encoding sulfotransferase, whose amino-acid sequence MRPKLKHKFRDATAPFRVLPDFLIIGAQKSGTSSLYYYLTQHPQVAAARGFIDSQKETRFFTRHFKQGTTWYRRHFPLSVHKRLFEMLHGQPLLSGESTPSYVYFPHALRRIARAVPEAKLILLLRDPVERAFSHYRHAVRLGVEHLTFPQAISVEEERLRGEEERLWEDENYTSFSYGYHSYLKRGLYAEQIERVFSYFPRNQVLILESSDFFGNQQEVYDSVLAFLQLPGHQLKGYQKANAAPRSEDVDSATKMKLQAYFRPHNEKLFRLLGRRFAWQEPSSATEVYGATGVL is encoded by the coding sequence ATGCGACCTAAACTGAAGCACAAGTTCCGAGACGCAACAGCACCTTTCAGGGTATTGCCGGATTTTCTGATTATCGGGGCACAGAAAAGCGGAACGAGCTCGCTCTACTACTATCTGACACAACATCCTCAAGTCGCTGCGGCCCGCGGGTTCATCGATTCACAAAAGGAGACGCGGTTCTTCACCCGTCATTTCAAGCAGGGTACGACCTGGTACCGTCGTCACTTTCCCCTCTCCGTTCACAAACGACTTTTCGAGATGCTGCATGGTCAGCCCTTGCTGAGCGGCGAATCGACACCTTCTTACGTCTACTTCCCACACGCCCTGCGACGCATTGCCCGCGCTGTCCCCGAAGCCAAGCTTATTCTGCTCTTGAGGGACCCCGTAGAGCGGGCATTCTCACACTATAGACACGCCGTACGGTTAGGCGTAGAGCATCTGACATTCCCGCAGGCGATAAGCGTCGAGGAGGAACGGCTGCGTGGTGAAGAGGAAAGGCTTTGGGAGGACGAAAACTACACCAGTTTCTCCTATGGCTATCACTCGTACTTGAAACGCGGTCTGTACGCTGAGCAGATCGAGCGGGTTTTCTCTTATTTCCCCAGGAACCAGGTGCTGATTCTTGAGAGCTCAGATTTTTTCGGTAACCAGCAGGAGGTTTACGATTCGGTACTGGCGTTCCTGCAACTACCCGGACACCAGCTCAAGGGCTACCAGAAGGCAAATGCGGCTCCTCGGAGCGAGGACGTGGATTCAGCGACGAAAATGAAACTGCAGGCCTATTTCCGTCCGCACAACGAGAAGTTGTTTCGGCTTCTCGGACGAAGATTTGCGTGGCAGGAACCCTCTTCCGCAACCGAAGTCTACGGAGCCACAGGGGTACTTTAA
- the phaE gene encoding class III poly(R)-hydroxyalkanoic acid synthase subunit PhaE: MTTYAFWNDDWMDTQRRYWEQWTEMQQQALGIKKPPSSPWEQAMEHWRGAVQGAVPSPGQDFFGKMMDQGKAFFQMAEQTMQAASGQENVADAWARLLAGLTEGFRQTQGSDAFRQATAFWEMPLDNWNRMASAISPVPGDILKSMPHGGVREQVDRMLGAPGLGYMRESQAQYQSLMQAVMEYQEALAKYSLFFSRMGEKSAKLLQMRCSDAPVESARQLYDTWVGCCEETYAAEIMKDDYTQLHGRMVNALMKLKSRWGEIFDELLSAMNIPTRDDLRTLQGRMHEQRRENKSLRTEINVLRREFKKIQADEAKPAVKQTVEKTPTGKTAAPGTKKVAAKKR, encoded by the coding sequence ATGACTACATATGCATTCTGGAATGATGACTGGATGGACACCCAGCGCCGGTACTGGGAACAGTGGACCGAGATGCAGCAACAGGCGCTCGGCATCAAGAAACCGCCGTCTAGTCCCTGGGAGCAGGCGATGGAACACTGGCGGGGCGCGGTACAGGGCGCCGTGCCTTCCCCCGGTCAGGACTTTTTCGGCAAGATGATGGATCAGGGCAAGGCCTTCTTCCAGATGGCCGAGCAGACCATGCAGGCTGCCAGCGGCCAGGAAAACGTCGCTGATGCCTGGGCGCGCCTTCTCGCCGGTCTGACCGAGGGCTTTCGTCAGACTCAGGGCAGCGACGCGTTCAGGCAGGCGACTGCATTCTGGGAGATGCCGCTGGACAATTGGAACCGCATGGCTTCGGCGATATCTCCCGTACCGGGTGACATACTGAAGAGCATGCCGCATGGCGGCGTCAGGGAGCAAGTCGATCGCATGCTGGGCGCACCCGGGCTGGGTTATATGCGGGAGAGCCAGGCACAGTACCAGAGTCTCATGCAGGCGGTCATGGAGTACCAGGAGGCGCTGGCGAAATACAGCCTGTTCTTCAGCCGCATGGGTGAGAAATCGGCCAAATTGCTGCAGATGCGCTGCAGCGATGCCCCGGTTGAATCGGCTCGCCAGTTGTACGACACCTGGGTGGGTTGCTGCGAGGAAACCTACGCGGCGGAGATCATGAAGGACGACTACACGCAGCTCCACGGCCGCATGGTCAATGCCCTGATGAAACTGAAAAGCCGCTGGGGCGAGATATTCGACGAGTTGTTGAGCGCGATGAATATCCCCACCAGGGACGACCTGCGCACCCTGCAGGGGCGCATGCACGAGCAGAGACGGGAGAACAAGTCCTTGCGTACCGAGATCAATGTTCTGCGTCGCGAATTCAAGAAGATTCAGGCCGATGAGGCGAAGCCGGCAGTAAAGCAAACCGTAGAGAAAACGCCGACCGGGAAGACCGCGGCGCCGGGTACAAAGAAAGTGGCTGCGAAAAAGCGCTAA
- a CDS encoding DUF2309 domain-containing protein → MRTIAAHSDEVRREIREAIRHLQHVLPGQAPIEGFVHHNTLHGFQHLPFPDALAEVHRVTGNYGYLSSDRFRALYAAGRIDREDLEQALADTPELEPDKSLIEGKEGLTRGDVYCVALRYPLSKVTASQLGWQIEEQEALRRFQDDVPESARQCLLAASTGSTDEPSAIADLWDACLQSLGLQHFLLHPEDLTDLSAEQAEQMFEGLDKDGSTSTQPVTHREMRREAAARLGTLLDRTGTELTLRGVLKELTGEDLLDELRPFLLRHLGAWLDQGLAAWRSADVGQGFYRSWRSSAVRDPVWLFEGLDDWHVHLQSLPDDPMETIIAELERLGLPRGRWTAYLERLALELPGWSGMTLWRELHPGHEGLPEQVDCADYLAVRLVLESLHAQRITGRLWGVEPSLDMLRWYFHRNLPEFLARHALYTTRLPEYLASQTRRLAQAQQSGSGEPSDPWSQVARMIWTWQRSPASEQSAGYSVFREGWRLFRLAQHLGWSGECVRALSAEPLREIFATLDRLDTETSGYLWLRAYERHYREQVFGALAANRGRGPWAERRERPVAQIVFCMDDREEGIRRQLEEINPAIETLGAAAHFGVSHWWRGLDDSGRTGLCPVDLVPSHEVRESPRPGAEPLYRRHARRRGWRVRLGDVVNQELRRNLLSSVPGIAAAAPIAGLDLAAKLAAPFRYGRWARRLRRRFDLTVPTELDYVAERPLQAPSPENVQSGFSIEEQVARVGGFLRSMGLDHGFAPLVAIMGHGSDSRNNPHLSAYNCGACSGNHSGPNARLFAAMANRSEVRAALRKQGVDIPDDCWFLGAEHNTCDEEITWYDLDRLPGPLQPAGQRLFDELDRACLGSAHERARKFASAPRGADPRRAWRHIVGRGYDVSQARPELGHATNAAAVIGRRSLTRGVFFDRRVFLISYDPTGDPEGEILEPLLLANGPVGAGINLEYYFSTVNNDGFGCGSKVTHNVTGLFGVMDGAASDLRTGLPRQMIEIHEAMRLLVVVEARLDVLKRIYDRQPPLQELIGNGWLVLAAMDPASGALHRFQPGTGWAAWQGQTPKLTVVERSVDYYPGTLDPLEPVLLRTPAGGEGAGA, encoded by the coding sequence ATGAGAACGATAGCAGCCCACAGCGACGAGGTCCGTCGCGAGATCCGCGAGGCGATCCGGCACCTTCAGCATGTGTTGCCAGGGCAGGCCCCCATCGAGGGGTTCGTGCACCACAACACCCTGCACGGGTTTCAGCACCTGCCATTTCCCGACGCCCTGGCGGAAGTGCACCGGGTCACCGGCAACTATGGATACCTTTCATCCGATCGATTCCGCGCCCTCTATGCAGCCGGTCGAATCGACAGGGAAGATCTCGAGCAGGCACTGGCGGACACACCGGAACTCGAGCCCGACAAATCCCTTATCGAGGGTAAAGAGGGATTGACGCGTGGCGATGTCTACTGTGTCGCCCTGCGGTACCCGTTGTCCAAGGTGACCGCCAGCCAGCTCGGTTGGCAGATCGAGGAGCAGGAGGCCCTGCGGCGGTTTCAGGACGACGTCCCCGAAAGCGCCAGACAATGCCTGCTCGCTGCCTCGACGGGTTCGACCGACGAGCCGTCGGCGATTGCCGATCTCTGGGACGCCTGTCTTCAGTCCCTGGGTCTGCAGCACTTTCTTCTCCACCCCGAGGACCTCACCGACCTGTCGGCGGAACAGGCGGAGCAGATGTTCGAGGGGCTGGACAAGGATGGATCGACGAGTACGCAGCCGGTCACGCATCGCGAGATGCGGCGCGAGGCGGCCGCCCGTCTCGGGACACTGCTGGATCGGACGGGGACGGAACTGACCCTGCGGGGCGTACTCAAGGAACTCACCGGTGAGGACCTTCTGGACGAGCTGCGTCCCTTTCTGCTGCGTCACCTGGGTGCCTGGCTGGATCAGGGGCTCGCCGCCTGGCGGTCCGCCGATGTCGGGCAGGGCTTCTATCGGAGCTGGCGTTCGAGTGCGGTTCGGGATCCCGTCTGGTTGTTCGAGGGGTTGGATGACTGGCACGTCCACCTGCAGTCGCTGCCGGATGACCCGATGGAGACGATCATCGCCGAGCTCGAAAGGCTCGGGTTGCCACGGGGCCGCTGGACGGCGTACCTGGAGCGTCTTGCGCTCGAGCTGCCCGGCTGGTCCGGGATGACGCTGTGGCGGGAACTCCACCCCGGTCACGAGGGACTGCCGGAGCAGGTGGACTGCGCGGATTACCTGGCGGTGCGCCTGGTCCTGGAGAGTCTCCACGCACAGCGCATCACGGGCCGGCTCTGGGGCGTGGAGCCGAGTCTGGACATGCTCCGCTGGTATTTTCACAGGAACCTGCCGGAGTTCCTGGCGCGCCATGCCCTCTACACGACCCGTCTGCCGGAATACCTCGCCAGCCAGACCCGCAGGCTGGCGCAGGCGCAGCAGTCGGGAAGCGGGGAGCCCTCGGATCCCTGGTCGCAGGTGGCCCGGATGATCTGGACCTGGCAGCGCAGCCCCGCCTCGGAGCAGTCGGCAGGTTACAGCGTGTTCCGCGAGGGATGGCGTCTGTTCCGCCTGGCTCAGCATCTGGGATGGTCGGGGGAGTGCGTGCGTGCCCTGTCGGCGGAGCCATTGCGGGAGATCTTTGCAACCCTGGATCGCCTCGACACGGAAACGTCCGGGTACCTTTGGCTGCGGGCCTACGAACGGCACTATCGCGAACAGGTTTTCGGCGCCTTGGCCGCCAATCGCGGCCGCGGTCCCTGGGCCGAGAGGCGCGAGCGACCCGTGGCGCAGATCGTGTTCTGCATGGACGATCGCGAGGAGGGGATTCGCCGTCAACTGGAGGAGATCAATCCAGCGATCGAGACGCTGGGGGCCGCCGCCCATTTCGGCGTGTCTCACTGGTGGCGCGGACTCGACGACAGCGGGCGTACCGGGCTGTGTCCCGTGGATCTGGTGCCGTCTCACGAGGTGAGGGAGAGCCCGCGTCCCGGTGCCGAGCCATTGTACCGACGTCATGCCCGCAGGCGGGGTTGGCGCGTACGCCTCGGTGATGTCGTCAACCAGGAGCTGCGCCGCAACCTGTTGAGTTCCGTCCCGGGCATTGCCGCGGCGGCCCCGATTGCCGGTCTCGACCTGGCCGCGAAGCTCGCCGCGCCGTTTCGCTACGGTCGCTGGGCACGGCGACTGCGGCGACGTTTCGATCTCACGGTCCCGACGGAACTGGACTATGTGGCGGAGCGGCCTCTGCAGGCGCCCTCCCCGGAAAACGTGCAATCCGGTTTCAGCATCGAGGAACAGGTGGCCCGCGTCGGCGGGTTTCTGCGAAGCATGGGGCTCGACCACGGCTTCGCTCCGCTGGTGGCGATCATGGGACACGGCTCGGACAGCCGGAACAATCCGCACCTGTCTGCCTACAACTGTGGGGCCTGCTCAGGCAACCACAGCGGTCCCAACGCGCGTTTGTTCGCGGCCATGGCCAACCGTTCCGAGGTCCGCGCGGCCCTGCGCAAACAGGGCGTCGATATTCCGGACGATTGCTGGTTTCTCGGGGCCGAGCACAATACCTGCGACGAGGAGATCACCTGGTACGATCTCGACCGGCTGCCGGGGCCACTTCAACCCGCCGGGCAACGCCTGTTCGACGAGTTGGACCGAGCGTGCCTCGGCTCGGCGCACGAACGCGCCCGCAAGTTCGCCTCGGCGCCGCGGGGTGCGGACCCGCGGCGGGCCTGGCGGCACATCGTCGGGCGCGGCTACGATGTCAGTCAGGCGCGTCCGGAGTTGGGACATGCCACCAACGCCGCCGCGGTGATCGGCCGCCGGTCGCTGACGCGCGGCGTGTTCTTCGACCGCCGGGTCTTCCTCATCTCCTACGACCCGACCGGGGACCCGGAAGGGGAGATCCTGGAACCGCTGCTGCTCGCCAACGGACCGGTGGGGGCCGGGATCAACCTGGAGTACTACTTTTCCACGGTGAACAACGACGGTTTTGGTTGCGGCTCCAAGGTCACGCACAACGTCACGGGCCTGTTCGGCGTGATGGACGGTGCGGCCTCGGATCTGCGCACCGGGCTGCCGCGGCAGATGATCGAGATCCACGAGGCCATGCGCCTGCTGGTGGTGGTGGAGGCGCGGCTCGATGTGCTGAAGCGGATCTACGACCGCCAGCCCCCCTTGCAGGAACTGATCGGCAACGGCTGGCTCGTGCTGGCCGCCATGGATCCGGCCTCGGGGGCACTGCACCGGTTCCAGCCCGGGACGGGGTGGGCGGCCTGGCAGGGGCAGACCCCCAAGCTGACGGTAGTGGAGCGTTCCGTCGACTACTATCCGGGGACCCTGGATCCCCTGGAACCGGTGCTGCTGCGGACGCCGGCTGGCGGGGAAGGAGCGGGCGCGTGA
- a CDS encoding acetyl-CoA C-acetyltransferase, whose protein sequence is MSEDVVIVAAGRTAIGTFGGSLSGIPASKLGSIVIKGLLEKTGVTADQIDEVILGQVLTAGVGMNPARQAALGAGLPHTVVAMTINKVCGSGLKAVHLAMQAVACGDADIVIAGGQENMSLAPHVLPGSRNGMKMGDWKMVDSMISEGLTDVFNQCHMGVTAENIAKKYEFSRAGQDAFAAESQQRAEAAQKNNVFDEEIIPVEVPQRKADPIIFKQDEFPRHGTTAEGLAKLRAAFDREGTVTAGNASGINDGAAAVMVMTRARAEELGLAPLATIVAFASAGVDPAIMGTGPIPASSKCLEKAGWQVTDLDRVEANEAFAAQAMSVNQEMGWDTDKVNVNGGAIALGHPIGASGCRVLVSLIYELKRSESKKGLATLCVGGGMGVAMAIERA, encoded by the coding sequence ATGAGTGAAGATGTCGTAATCGTAGCCGCTGGCCGCACCGCTATCGGGACTTTCGGCGGGTCGCTGTCTGGAATCCCTGCGAGCAAACTGGGGTCCATCGTCATCAAGGGACTGCTGGAAAAGACGGGCGTGACCGCGGATCAGATCGACGAGGTCATTCTCGGCCAGGTGCTCACGGCAGGGGTTGGCATGAACCCTGCCAGACAGGCGGCACTGGGTGCCGGGCTGCCCCACACGGTAGTGGCAATGACCATCAACAAGGTCTGCGGCTCGGGCCTGAAGGCGGTGCATTTGGCCATGCAGGCGGTCGCTTGCGGCGATGCGGACATCGTGATTGCCGGTGGCCAGGAAAACATGAGTCTCGCGCCGCATGTGCTGCCGGGCTCACGCAATGGGATGAAGATGGGCGACTGGAAGATGGTCGACAGCATGATTTCCGAGGGTCTAACGGATGTCTTCAACCAGTGCCACATGGGCGTGACGGCGGAGAACATCGCCAAAAAATATGAGTTCAGCCGTGCCGGTCAGGACGCCTTCGCCGCCGAATCCCAACAACGCGCCGAGGCCGCGCAGAAAAACAACGTCTTCGACGAGGAGATCATCCCGGTCGAGGTACCGCAGCGCAAGGCCGACCCGATCATCTTCAAGCAGGACGAGTTCCCCCGCCACGGTACGACGGCCGAGGGGTTGGCCAAGCTGCGCGCGGCCTTCGACCGCGAGGGAACCGTGACGGCAGGCAACGCCTCCGGTATCAATGACGGCGCGGCTGCCGTAATGGTCATGACCCGTGCCAGGGCGGAGGAACTGGGCCTCGCACCGCTGGCGACCATCGTGGCCTTTGCCAGTGCCGGAGTCGATCCCGCCATCATGGGCACCGGCCCGATTCCGGCCTCCAGCAAGTGTCTGGAGAAGGCCGGCTGGCAGGTCACCGATCTCGATCGGGTCGAAGCCAACGAGGCCTTCGCCGCCCAGGCGATGTCGGTCAACCAGGAAATGGGCTGGGACACCGACAAGGTCAACGTCAATGGCGGCGCCATTGCGCTCGGCCACCCGATAGGTGCATCCGGTTGTCGGGTATTGGTATCCTTGATTTACGAACTGAAGCGCAGCGAATCAAAAAAGGGGCTCGCTACCTTGTGCGTCGGCGGCGGCATGGGTGTCGCCATGGCGATAGAAAGGGCCTGA